A section of the Pectinophora gossypiella chromosome 11, ilPecGoss1.1, whole genome shotgun sequence genome encodes:
- the LOC126370951 gene encoding SURP and G-patch domain-containing protein 1-like, which translates to MIHFKDTKSKSALSTRWAQMTKQEQIIEKKKMEIQAKLEAQKQAAALAAQAKLSNICNKDEKASTNIFSNDGSFMSQFKALLEKQKQEKKVKEELELQKREEEERKAKEAKQKAVVENNESDEKCGDRDHSNNDQEERNSGERSRSRDRHRRWSDRDRDRGRNRQHSPITPVVEDRKKPAEKSIPPLMQIPIRPPGDASPENGNRNPWQNYQDDDDDDSSPEHDSCNRESGHMGPLKMGMAPWGPGPMPGPHMGPNMGMGPNMGPGPMGPVSNMGPPGPNMGPPGSNMGPGGPNMGPGGPNMGPGGPNMGPGGPNMGPGGPNMGPSGPNMGPMGPGPMMGPGGPNMPPMPPGGPMPPFMGGPPNFPMPPNFMGPNGPGGPCGPPGPMPPNMCGPNMRGPGPNGPMPPFCGPPFPNPPFMGPNGPPNSMMPRNSNGNMPPFMGPRPPFGPNGPNFGPNGPPNMPFLPPNSMPMSNMSDKKPLEAIPPPEPMKLQNIPPPMPLTLNHIPKPKDMEPGGIPNPSQVLSPDALPSSVHRAAAEVANNGDHWENVLKAIHSQDQNMWFLLNPTSSEYKAFRDLVIKYRQEKTPEVKPEDKYEPEFCLDDDSNDSRPAVKEESKDSYTDSNSQALWQNKYANQSLSVKREQTSSQSDEEPEAKRERRKKRKSRWGDDPPAADIKPPGIMAPLPGFPVPGIQLGKLDEDGVKLTTVNRNNQALMQYALTNYGTTNLSPEDWKKCEDNFKLNLLYQDMLKKRQQVERLAAQGKHKYDYDSDEDVSEGTWEHRLRAKEMNATEKWATELTKQAAGKHHIGDFLPPEELRKFMEKYSAAKSGKEPDLSDYKEFKLKEDNVGFKMLQKLGWSEGQGLGAEGTGIVEPINKANQPVANLGLGASTSEVVLPEDDEFDAYRKRMMLAYRFRPNPLNNPRRPYY; encoded by the exons ATGATACACTTCAAAGATACGAAGAGTAAATCGGCTTTAAGTACAAGATGGGCTCAAATGACGAAACAAGAGCAGATTAtcgagaagaagaagatggaaaTCCAGGCGAAACTGGAAGCTCAAAAACAAGCAGCGGCACTTGCTGCACAAGCCAAACTATCCAA taTTTGCAACAAAGATGAGAAAGCATCAACTAACATATTCTCAAATGATGGCAGCTTCATGAGCCAATTCAAAGCTTTGCTTGAGAAACAGAAGCAAGAGAAGAAGGTGAAAGAGGAATTAGAGTTGCAGAAGAGGGAAGAAGAGGAACGGAAAGCGAAAGAAGCTAAGCAGAAGGCAGTGGTAGAAAATAATGAAAGCGATGAGAAATGCGGAGATAGAGATCATTCTAACAATGACCAAGAAGAACGGAATTCAGGGGAAAGGTCTAGGTCTAG AGACAGACATCGCAGATGGAGTGACAGAGATAGAGATAGAGGCAGAAACCGTCAACATAGTCCAATTACACCAGTTGTTGAGGATAGAAAGAAACCTGCAGAAAAATCTATTCCTCCCCTCATGCAAATTCCCATTAGACCACCGGGAGATGCTTCTCCTGAAAATGGAAATAGAAATCCTTGGCAAAACTatcaagatgatgatgatgatgacagcagTCCCGAACACGATTCCTGTAATAGAGAATCAGGTCACATGGGTCCACTAAAAATGGGTATGGCTCCATGGGGACCAGGACCAATGCCTGGCCCTCACATGGGGCCCAACATGGGAATGGGTCCTAATATGGGTCCAGGACCTATGGGTCCAGTTTCTAACATGGGGCCACCTGGCCCCAACATGGGACCACCTGGATCAAATATGGGACCAGGGGGACCAAATATGGGCCCTGGTGGACCTAATATGGGACCAGGAGGACCTAATATGGGGCCAGGAGGACCTAATATGGGACCAGGAGGTCCTAATATGGGACCTAGCGGACCCAATATGGGTCCAATGGGACCTGGTCCAATGATGGGACCAGGAGGGCCTAATATGCCCCCTATGCCACCAGGTGGACCTATGCCGCCTTTCATGGGTGGACCACCCAACTTTCCAATGCCACCTAACTTCATGGGCCCTAATGGTCCAGGGGGTCCGTGCGGACCACCTGGCCCCATGCCTCCCAATATGTGCggccctaacatgcgtggcccAGGTCCAAATGGCCCTATGCCTCCGTTTTGTGGACCTCCATTCCCCAATCCCCCGTTCATGGGTCCCAATGGCCCGCCCAATTCGATGATGCCTCGAAATTCTAACGGCAACATGCCGCCATTCATGGGTCCTAGGCCGCCGTTTGGTCCCAACGGTCCTAATTTCGGGCCTAATGGCCCTCCGAATATGCCCTTTTTACCTCCAAACTCGATGCCAATGTCCAATATGTCTGATAAGAAGCCTCTGGAAGCGATTCCTCCGCCGGAACCTATGAAGCTGCAGAACATTCCACCACCAATGCCACTGACTCTCAATCATATTCCAAAGCCAAAGGACATGGAACCTGGAGGAATACCGAATCCATCGCAAG TTCTCTCTCCAGATGCGTTGCCGTCGTCCGTGCATCGAGCCGCTGCTGAGGTGGCCAACAATGGGGACCACTGGGAAAATGTCCTGAAAGCAATTCACTCACAAGACCAAAATATGTG GTTCCTCCTTAATCCGACCAGTAGTGAGTATAAGGCGTTCAGGGACTTAGTGATTAAGTACAGACAGGAGAAGACGCCTGAAGTGAAGCCTGAGGACAAGTACGAACCGGAGTTCTGTCTTGACGATGACAGCAATGATAGCAGACCCGCCGTTAAAGAGGAAAGCAAGGACAG CTATACAGACTCAAATTCGCAAGCACTCTGGCAAAACAAGTATGCGAACCAATCTTTGTCGGTGAAACGCGAACAAACGAGTTCCCAAAGTGACGAGGAACCAGAAGCTAAGAGGGAACGGAGGAAGAAGAGGAAATCGCGATGGGGAGACGACCCTCCCGCCGCCGACATCAAACCTCCAGGAATTATGGCGCCGTTGCCAGGATTTCCCGTCCCAG gtATACAATTGGGTAAACTCGACGAGGATGGTGTGAAGCTGACCACAGTCAACCGCAACAACCAAGCTCTAATGCAGTACGCGCTAACGAATTATGGCACCACAAACCTGAGTCCCGAAGATTGGAAGAAGTGCGAAGATAATTTCAAACTCAATCTGTTGTATCAG GACATGCTGAAGAAGAGGCAACAGGTTGAGCGCCTCGCCGCACAAGGCAAACATAAGTATGATTATGACAGCGATGAAGACGTGTCCGAAGGCACCTGGGAACACag ACTGCGCGCTAAAGAAATGAACGCTACTGAGAAATGGGCGACTGAGTTGACCAAACAAGCGGCGGGGAAGCATCACATCGGGGACTTTCTTCCACCCGAAGAACTGAGAAA GTTCATGGAAAAGTATTCAGCTGCAAAAAGTGGCAAGGAGCCAGACTTAAGTGATTATAAAGAGTTTAAACTGAAAGAGGATAACGTCG GCTTCAAGATGCTGCAGAAACTAGGATGGAGTGAGGGCCAGGGTCTAGGCGCTGAAGGCACGGGCATAGTGGAACCTATCAACAA AGCAAATCAGCCCGTGGCCAACTTGGGGTTAGGTGCGTCTACGTCGGAAGTCGTCTTGCCTGAGGACGACGAGTTTGATGCGTACAGGAAACGCATGATGCTGGCTTACCGGTTTAGACCTAATCCCTTG AACAATCCTCGAAGACCTTACTACTAA